From Streptomyces sp. TLI_105, one genomic window encodes:
- a CDS encoding DUF2716 domain-containing protein, translating into MNAAVVLDVGELLAAHDRSVRGPGSAPPRFGTVVERIGPLTLTHYGTHCIVDHPALDASASAAQLAAQVQQRAAARVEPVEWRVFAHDAEASQLTASLEGAGFTRGWERSVLVGEVAELDLPQPQPEWKIESVRWDELQVQPALDLSASSGPHRVPLATWHAMGSIPYWDIDIRVLTHRGRVTAACWLETIRGTAFAAVGGLTASRPELLAQLPLWRFQPPAKEFLVAEADGQLRSSLTAVGFRDVTTVRSHHWTPPGEPAATPPARHSLHDAESGRIARRCEARIGFDYASGSGRYTAPLDSRRWFYGMLDRGTSAIATAEGIIERGMRACVRPGEWVYESRPYLNGWEFDPHRVGGPGQPPWPGSAIADDEFQFLATADARLGTFAHYAEQALVVFGDDLIEQVADDLDHLLGDGAWTFG; encoded by the coding sequence TTGAATGCCGCGGTGGTCTTGGACGTGGGGGAATTGCTGGCAGCGCACGATCGCAGCGTGCGCGGACCCGGTTCGGCGCCTCCGCGGTTCGGCACCGTGGTCGAGCGCATCGGACCGCTGACCCTCACGCACTACGGCACCCACTGCATCGTCGACCACCCCGCCCTGGACGCCTCGGCCTCGGCCGCGCAGCTTGCTGCGCAAGTGCAGCAGCGCGCGGCCGCGCGTGTGGAACCTGTGGAGTGGCGCGTATTCGCCCACGACGCAGAAGCGTCGCAGCTGACGGCCTCGCTCGAAGGGGCAGGTTTCACCCGGGGATGGGAGCGCAGTGTCCTGGTCGGTGAAGTCGCCGAGCTCGACCTCCCCCAGCCGCAGCCGGAGTGGAAAATCGAATCGGTCCGGTGGGACGAGCTGCAGGTGCAGCCGGCGCTCGACCTCTCCGCCAGCTCCGGGCCCCACCGCGTTCCCCTGGCGACCTGGCACGCGATGGGCTCGATTCCCTACTGGGACATCGACATCCGTGTGCTGACCCACCGCGGAAGGGTTACTGCGGCCTGCTGGCTGGAGACCATCCGGGGCACCGCGTTCGCTGCTGTCGGGGGCCTGACCGCGTCACGTCCCGAACTGCTTGCCCAGCTGCCATTGTGGCGGTTCCAGCCGCCGGCGAAGGAGTTCCTGGTCGCCGAGGCCGACGGGCAGCTGCGCAGCTCCCTTACGGCCGTTGGGTTTCGGGACGTCACGACGGTCCGGTCCCACCACTGGACCCCGCCGGGCGAGCCCGCTGCGACCCCGCCCGCGAGGCATTCTCTCCACGACGCCGAGTCCGGACGGATAGCACGTCGCTGCGAGGCCCGCATCGGCTTCGACTACGCCAGCGGAAGCGGACGGTATACCGCGCCGCTCGACTCGCGCCGCTGGTTCTACGGCATGCTCGACCGCGGCACGTCGGCGATCGCAACCGCCGAAGGCATCATCGAGCGCGGCATGCGCGCCTGCGTCCGGCCCGGCGAATGGGTCTACGAGTCCCGCCCCTATCTCAACGGCTGGGAGTTCGACCCGCACCGCGTTGGCGGCCCAGGACAGCCGCCCTGGCCGGGTAGCGCCATCGCCGACGACGAGTTCCAGTTCCTCGCTACCGCAGACGCCCGCCTCGGCACGTTTGCTCACTACGCCGAACAAGCCCTCGTCGTCTTTGGAGATGACCTCATCGAGCAGGTCGCGGATGACTTGGACCACCTGCTCGGTGACGGCGCCTGGACCTTCGGTTGA
- a CDS encoding recombinase family protein has protein sequence MSERVGYARCSLDKQDLTAQHEILISLDVPEDRIYLDHGLTGTNRDRPGLAQALAAVRAGDTLVVPKLERLARSVPDARDIGDSLTARGVKLSLGGTLYDPADPMGKMFFNILATFAEFEVDLLRMRTREGMAVARAKGKLKGKQPKLSARQQSHLVQQHRSGEHTIADLAELFSVSRATVYRVLERHQNAATPSTPGGQ, from the coding sequence ATGAGTGAACGCGTCGGCTACGCGAGATGCAGTCTGGACAAGCAGGACCTCACGGCCCAGCATGAAATCCTGATCAGCCTGGACGTCCCGGAGGACCGGATCTACCTGGACCACGGGCTGACCGGAACCAACCGCGACCGGCCCGGCCTGGCCCAGGCCCTCGCGGCGGTCCGCGCCGGCGACACCCTCGTCGTCCCCAAGCTCGAGCGCCTTGCGCGCTCGGTACCCGACGCCCGCGACATCGGCGACTCGCTCACCGCCCGCGGCGTCAAGCTCTCGCTCGGCGGCACGCTCTACGACCCCGCCGACCCGATGGGCAAGATGTTCTTCAACATCCTGGCCACATTCGCCGAGTTCGAGGTCGACCTCCTGCGCATGCGCACCCGCGAGGGCATGGCGGTGGCGCGGGCCAAGGGCAAGCTCAAGGGGAAGCAGCCCAAGCTCAGCGCCCGCCAGCAGAGCCACCTGGTCCAGCAGCACCGGTCCGGCGAGCACACCATCGCCGACCTCGCCGAGCTCTTCTCCGTCAGCCGCGCCACGGTCTACCGCGTCCTTGAACGCCACCAGAACGCAGCCACGCCCTCGACTCCCGGTGGGCAGTGA
- a CDS encoding S1 RNA-binding domain-containing protein, which produces MLPYVYQVTKYDPADRDQHGHYAGTEDTTSDHGPVEAAYLRAVAAFAEDTGVDQLAIREPQIGGFAHFGLEPPIDGYGLAGLFPAGPAGFHDGALVPIGVGLELIRAMLRDNGAWCRLEAEGEFTVHVGWDQYLYIGSNLPCETALTRTRALGLFPERLDASPYDFAPDDPAYVQRPADADFWARLGWTVSAHRATFLEETFALNASRWHRLTRDNIETVRSQLTPRAQLAVWPDLLTDVDTAVAALPDEGLVEIVWEDEDGQITSTVVDETQFEDVTSQLASASAAGVVSMYAGEDLPLFTAVLPDSDGILRARWQTEPTPSDRDWAFLKTLRRGQVVTGTVTTIASFGVTFVDIGGFTAMINIPELSWRPFEHPSDVVSVGQEVTAEVLDVDMVRERVPLSLRAVQEDPWPQVAQRIGQVVTGPVTKIVPFGVFVRIEDREDGFQGLVHTSELDESSKDVVEVGDALTVKIIEVDIARRRISLSHTQARRTRSEGGIEGGSA; this is translated from the coding sequence GTGCTGCCCTACGTCTATCAGGTCACCAAGTACGACCCCGCCGATCGCGACCAGCACGGCCACTACGCCGGCACTGAGGACACGACCAGCGACCACGGGCCGGTCGAAGCCGCCTACCTGCGGGCCGTCGCCGCCTTCGCCGAGGACACCGGCGTCGACCAGCTGGCCATCCGCGAGCCGCAGATCGGCGGCTTCGCCCACTTCGGCCTGGAACCACCGATCGACGGCTACGGCCTGGCCGGCCTCTTCCCCGCCGGCCCCGCCGGGTTCCACGACGGTGCGCTGGTGCCGATCGGTGTCGGCTTGGAACTTATCCGAGCGATGCTCCGCGACAACGGCGCCTGGTGCCGCCTGGAAGCGGAGGGAGAGTTCACGGTGCACGTCGGCTGGGACCAGTACCTCTACATCGGCAGCAACCTGCCCTGCGAAACCGCCCTGACCCGCACCCGCGCGCTCGGCCTGTTCCCGGAACGCCTGGACGCCTCGCCGTACGACTTCGCCCCCGACGACCCCGCGTACGTGCAGCGGCCGGCCGACGCCGACTTCTGGGCCCGCCTTGGCTGGACCGTCAGCGCCCACCGCGCCACCTTCCTGGAGGAGACCTTCGCCCTCAACGCCTCCAGGTGGCACCGCCTGACCCGCGACAACATCGAGACTGTGCGCTCCCAGCTGACCCCACGCGCACAGTTGGCCGTCTGGCCGGACCTGCTCACCGACGTCGACACGGCCGTGGCCGCTCTGCCCGACGAAGGGCTAGTGGAGATCGTCTGGGAGGACGAGGACGGGCAGATCACGAGCACAGTCGTGGACGAGACCCAGTTCGAGGACGTGACCTCCCAGCTTGCCAGCGCGAGTGCTGCCGGCGTCGTATCCATGTATGCCGGTGAAGATCTCCCGCTGTTCACCGCTGTTCTGCCCGACAGCGACGGGATACTCCGCGCGCGCTGGCAGACCGAGCCGACACCCAGCGACCGGGACTGGGCGTTCCTGAAGACCCTGCGGCGCGGCCAGGTTGTCACCGGCACGGTGACGACCATCGCCAGCTTCGGCGTCACCTTTGTGGACATCGGCGGCTTCACCGCGATGATCAACATTCCGGAGCTGTCCTGGCGCCCGTTCGAGCACCCGTCCGACGTCGTCAGCGTCGGCCAGGAGGTCACAGCCGAGGTCCTCGACGTCGACATGGTCCGGGAACGGGTGCCGCTGTCGCTTCGAGCAGTGCAGGAAGACCCATGGCCGCAGGTAGCGCAGAGGATCGGCCAAGTGGTCACAGGGCCGGTCACCAAGATCGTGCCGTTCGGCGTCTTCGTCCGCATCGAAGACCGAGAGGACGGCTTCCAGGGGCTCGTGCACACCAGCGAGCTGGATGAATCCTCCAAAGACGTCGTCGAGGTCGGCGACGCCCTCACCGTGAAGATCATTGAGGTCGACATCGCGCGCCGCCGCATTTCCTTGTCGCATACCCAGGCCCGCAGAACCCGCTCTGAGGGCGGCATTGAGGGTGGATCGGCATGA